The following coding sequences lie in one Rutidosis leptorrhynchoides isolate AG116_Rl617_1_P2 chromosome 4, CSIRO_AGI_Rlap_v1, whole genome shotgun sequence genomic window:
- the LOC139840099 gene encoding plant UBX domain-containing protein 7-like, translated as MEGGGVMPATDQQTMVSLFLEIAVGQTADTARQFLQATSWQLEDAVQLFYAGNEFGSVTAPSHVPPVENEAFTSAQSTGWGDDDVAVENVGGYNDGEVRAPLPVKRDVLYDSPMHYGASRLGVYQHELDTPVPEEPKQPGIWEAEKGSTSATEASGDNNNLASLYRPPFELLFHGSFEKAKEAAIGQDRWLLVNVQSTREFNSHMLNRDTWANEAVAQTITNNFVFWQVYDDAEEGSKVNTYYKLDSVPVTLVIDPVTGQKMRLWRGMIEPESLLEDLLQFMDGSPKDHHFNLSNKRSRDISHTSPPKIEDETNEDDEEMRLARILSLGTMNDSAEDSLKDSGVVEKSPKKDECCYPPLPEEPKGDTNLLCRVGIRLPDGRRLQRNFLRTDPIKLLWSFCAANCGNEKPFRLSHAIPGAVKEMDYESTLTFEESGVANSMISVSWREVV; from the exons ATGGAAGGTGGTGGAGTTATGCCTGCTACAGACCAACAAACAATGGTTTCTTTATTTCTTGAAATTGCAGTTGGTCAGACTGCTGATACTGCCAGACAATTTTTGCAG GCAACAAGCTGGCAGCTTGAAGATGCTGTTCAGCTCTTTTATGCAGGGAATGAATTTGGATCTGTTACAGCACCTTCGCATGTTCCACCGGTGGAAAATGAGGCGTTCACGTCAGCTCAAAGTACGGG GTGGGGGGACGATGACGTGGCGGTTGAAAATGTTGGAGGATATAATGACGGTGAGGTTCGCGCGCCTTTACCAGTTAAAAGGGATGTCCTTTACGACTCTCCAATGCATTATGG agCATCAAGATTGGGAGTTTATCAACATGAACTCGATACACCAGTTCCCGAGGAACCGAAACAACCGGGAATTTGGGAAGCAGAAAAGGGATCCACGTCAGCAACTGAAGCTTCCGGAGATAATAATAACCTTGCATCCTTATACCGTCCTCCTTTTGAATTGTTGTTCCATGGTTCTTTTGAGAAG GCAAAAGAAGCTGCTATTGGCCAAGACAGATGGTTACTAGTGAATGTCCAATCTACTAGAGAATTTAACTCACATATG CTTAACCGGGACACATGGGCCAACGAAGCTGTTGCTCAAACAATCACCAATAATTTCGTTTTCTGGCAG GTATACGATGATGCTGAAGAAGGTAGCAAGGTAAACACCTACTATAAATTGGATTCGGTTCCCGTTACACTTGTCATTGACCCCGTCACTGGTCAAAAAATGCGGTTATGGCGTGGAATGATCGAACCAGAGAGTTTATTAGAG GATCTCTTACAATTTATGGATGGTAGTCCAAAGGATCATCATTTTAACTTGTCTAACAAACGTTCAAGAGATATATCTCACACTTCGCCTCCTAAAATTGAAG ATGAAACAAATGAAGATGATGAGGAAATGAGGTTGGCACGAATATTATCATTGGGAACGATGAACGATAGCGCTGAAGACTCTTTAAAAGACTCGGGAGTCGTTGAAAAATCCCCGAAGAAAGACGAGTGTTGTTATCCACCATTGCCTGAAGAACCTAAAGGTGATACGAACTTGCTTTGTCGTGTCGGAATTCGTCTTCCTGATGGACGAAGGCTTCAAAGAAATTTCTTACGCACCGATCCAATAAAG TTGTTGTGGTCATTTTGTGCTGCAAATTGTGGAAACGAGAAGCCATTCCGTTTAAGTCATGCTATTCCGGGGGCCGTGAAAGAGATGGACTATGAGAGCACGTTGACTTTTGAAGAATCTGGTGTTGCGAATTCGATGATTTCAGTTAGTTGGAGAGAAGTAGTCTAG
- the LOC139843298 gene encoding uncharacterized protein — MAEATDNNNKIGIKKDEEMKPWEQHSAVISIPRYDYKAPNSFLHRSFSGFLITCPIKREKSATKEAMSILDKYLKSTTTCITKEEDVHQNAAPKRRKVVVNETEQESIIDIENKILDEPTDARDVSEGSPKSVTNTERSDPLSLVKLTRSGLILLTFSGTVCPNVVDIVSNIMQSLESGSVKAPLWCHRILPIQTTCILSEKEVCTLVSKLVADFMNNEGKELARPVKFAVGYNRRGIEETELKGANSDLNAVALLDRSKCFQVVAAAVKTVVSDSVVDLKCPELTVLIEVLPISAIPKGSPVVAVSVLPQKLIMTKPRLCIKSLVPDTKPNK; from the exons ATGGCGGAAGCAACTGATAATAATAACAAGATTGGAATAAAGAAGGATGAAGAAATGAAGCCATGGGAGCAACATTCAGCAGTAATTAGCATCCCTCGTTATGATTACAAAGCACCCAATTCATTCCTCCATCGTTCCTTTTCTGGTTTCCTCATTACTTGCCCCATCA AAAGGGAGAAAAGTGCCACAAAAGAAGCAATGTCCATCCTTGACAAG TATCTTAAATCGACAACTACATGTATTACCAAAGAAGAGGACGTCCATCAAAATGCGGCTCCAAAGAGAAGAAAAGTAGTCGTTAACGAAACAGAACAAGAGTCCATTATTGATATCGAAAATAAAATTCTTGATGAACCAACTG ATGCGAGAGACGTTTCAGAAGGTTCTCCAAAATCAGTTACAAATACAGAAAGGTCTGATCCTCTTTCGTTGGTTAAGCTGACAAGGAGCGGTTTGATTCTCCTTACATTTTCTGGGACCGTTTGTCCTAATGTTGTGGACATTGTGTCAAACATTATGCAGTCTTTGGAATCCGGAAGCGTAAAAGCACCGCT TTGGTGCCATAGGATTTTACCTATTCAAACAACTtgtatattgagtgaaaaagaggtATGCACGTTGGTATCAAAGCTTGTGGCTGATTTTATGAACAACGAAGGAAAGGAACTTGCTCGACCTGTAAAG TTTGCAGTAGGATACAACAGAAGAGGAATTGAGGAAACAGAATTAAAAGGTGCAAATAGCGACTTAAATGCTGTGGCGTTGCTAGATCGTTCCAAATGCTTTCAAGTTGTGGCTGCTGCTGTTAAAACCGTAGTCTCAGATTCAGTTGTTGATCTTAAATGTCCAGAG CTCACTGTTCTTATCGAAGTATTACCGATTTCTGCAATACCCAAAGGGTCTCCTGTTGTTGCTGTTTCAGTTCTTCCGCAAAAACTCATCATGACCAAGCCTCGTCTCTGCATCAAATCTTTAGTTCCTGATACGAAACCAAATAAGTGA